In the Paroedura picta isolate Pp20150507F chromosome 15, Ppicta_v3.0, whole genome shotgun sequence genome, one interval contains:
- the EIF4G3 gene encoding eukaryotic translation initiation factor 4 gamma 3 isoform X31, translating into MAPYPSGQNAAPTTLVYPQAPQTMSTQPQTRSPFAPGPRPAHHQGGFRPIQFFQRPQIQPPRAAIQNSSPSLRPGAQTPAAVYPTNQHIMMVNHLPMPYPMPQGPQYCIPQYRHSGPPYVGPPQQYPVQPPGPGPFYPGPGPGEFPNAYGAPFYPSQPVYQSAPIIVPTQQQQPLPPTKREKKTIRIRDPNQGGKDITEEIMSGGGSRNPTPPTVRPTSTPTPPQQLPSQIPEHSLAAYGTAETPPLAGNTHVAATADLKQEEKPKADPVLKSPSPALRPEPSGERKDPAGLAAETPATSPETSPEPPLAALPSPVTGLAAAAPSQPPFATDFGDRSDLASPTLEAPLLLSAVPCLETPIRPPADESSVDVCRDPRRVVQSERQGTASANLMNELNGVSDQVTVTDGVVEREPQEGVPSVVELDTPEATQVEVEGAPSSASEHLSTTPSPPPTLPPSPPLSAAAAASSSPPPPPLPLPVALQGDLEGEESTRTIVSEDVPEALGRMEPEAGGCPKENAESHEGLNARMGHGPAPPAVTAPKTWKKPKDRSQAAEEVDPEAEVQVEDEQRGDRRLDESDQEAMSQERDSPFDLKLAKALEENGEQEGGEPIRNGAENVLEGEGGDRQAGCLESSGEAPACQYKPEQWKPLDTEGKKQYGREFLLDFQFMPACIQKPEGLPPISDVVLDKINQPKPSLRTLDPRILARGPDFTPAFADFGRQMPGGRVTALLNVGPRRSQPGQRREPRKIITVCVKEDVHLKKAENAWKPSLKRETQVEDPESIKTQELFRKVRSILNKLTPQMFNQLMKQVTDLTVDTEERLKGVIDLVFEKAIDEPSFSVAYANMCRCLVTLKVPMAEKPGSTVNFRKLLLNRCQKEFEKDKADDDVFEKKQKELEAATAAEERTRLHDELEEAKDKARRRSIGNIKFIGELFKLKMLTEAIMHDCVVKLLKNHDEESLECLCRLLTTIGKDLDFEKAKPRMDQYFNQMEKIVKERKTSSRIRFMLQDVIDLRQCNWISRRADQGPKTIEQIHKEAKIEEQEEQRKVQQLMTKDKRRPGVQRVEEGGWNTVQGAKNSRVLDPTKFLKITKPTIDEKIQLVPKAQLGSWGKGSSGGAKVSEIDSLRPSATSLNRFSALQPPGSSVSTSVTSSELDSRRALTSRGSSGREKNDKLLPSSVARPSTFLRGSSSSSSKELLLDNQAQEEQRREMLETVKQLTGGLESDRSSTEADRSKTPEVAKPEIPTYPAQDSKPSLSDEEVERKCRSIIDEFLHISDYKEAMQCVEELDVPDVLPVFVQVGVESTLERSQITRDHLGQLLFQLVQSEKLSKADFFKGFADTLETADDMAIDIPHIWLYLAELVTPMLKEGGISMRELLTEFSKPLLPVGRAGILLSEILHLLCKQMSHKKVAALWREADLSWRDFLPEGEDVHTFLAEQKLDFTETDSSSEALSRKELSGEDLNRQLEKLIMEDKANEEQIFDWVEANLDETQMSSPTFLRALMTAVCKAAIIADSSSLRVDTAVIKQRVPILLKYLDSDTEKELQALYALQASIVKLDQPPNLLRMFFDCLYDEEVISEDAFYKWESSKDPAEQNGKGVALKSVTAFFTWLREAEEESEDN; encoded by the exons GGAGGATTCAGACCCATCCAG tttttccaGCGACCTCAAATCCAGCCTCCAAGAGCTGCCATTCAGAACAGCAGCCCTTCCCTCCGCCCAGGGGCACAAACGCCAGCAGCTGTCTATCCAACCAATCAGCACATCATGATGGTGAACCACCTGCCAATGCCCTACCCGATGCCTCAGGGCCCCCAGTACTGTATCCCACAG TATCGTCACAGTGGCCCTCCATACGTGGGGCCACCACAGCAGTACCCTGTTCAGCCACCAGGACCGGGCCCGTTTTATCCAGGACCGGGGCCTGGAGAGTTTCCCAACGCTTACg GAGCACCTTTCTATCCAAGTCAGCCGGTGTATCAGTCAGCACCCATCATAGTGCCTACGCAGCAACAgcagcccctcccacccaccaagCGGGAGAAGAAAACG ATTCGCATCCGAGATCCAAATCAGGGGGGCAAAGACATAACAGAAGAAATTATGTCTGGAGGAGGTAGCAGAAACCCCACACCTCCAACTGTTCGGCCTACATCAACACCCACTCCTCCCCAG cagctgcccagcCAGATCCCAGAGCACAGCCTTGCAGCCTACGGGACTGCAGAGACCCCTCCCCTTGCGGGCAACACTCACGTTGCTGCAACTGCTGACCTGAAGCAAG AAGAGAAGCCTAAAGCAGATCCAGTATTAAAatctccttcccctgccctcagACCAGAACCTAGTGGAGAGAGAAAGGACCCAGCAGGCCTGGCTGCAGAGACCCCTGCCACCTCCCCAGAGACCTCCCCAGAGCCTCCTCTGGCTGCTTTGCCCTCCCCTGTCACAGGTTTGGCTGCTGCTGCACCTAGTCAGCCTCCATTTGCAACAGACTTTGGGGACCGAAGTGACCTCGCTTCTCCCACACTGGAAGCCCCTCTTCTTCTCAGTGCAGTGCCCTGCTTGGAAACACCCATCAGACCTCCAGCAGATGAGAGCAGCGTGGATGTCTGCAGGGATCCCAGGCGAGTGGTCCAAAGCGAGCGCCAAGGGACAGCTAGTGCTAATTTAATGAATGAACTCAATGGAGTCAGCGATCAGGTGACTGTGACTGATGGTGTTGTAGAGCGAGAGCCACAGGAGGGAGTGCCCTCAGTGGTGGAGCTGGACACCCCAGAAGCCACCCAGGTGGAAGTGGAAGGTGCGCCGTCTTCAGCTTCCGAGCATCTTTCTACCACTCCATCTCCGCCTCCCACGCTGCCTCCCAGccctcccctctctgctgctgccgccgcctcttccagcccgcctcctcctcctctcccactaCCTGTTGCTCTTCAGGGGGAtttagaaggagaggagagcacAAGAACTATCGTCAGCGAAGATGTTCCAGAAGCACTAGGGAGAATGGAGCCAGAGGCAGGGGGTTGTCCCAAGGAGAATGCTGAGTCTCATGAAGGCCTGAATGCCAGGATGGGCCATGGACCAG CCCCACCAGCTGTAACTGCACCAAAGACGTGGAAGAAACCAAAAGATCGGAGCCAAGCTGCTGAGGAGGTGGACCCTGAAGCTGAG GTGCAAGTGGAAGACGAGCAGAGAGGTGACCGGAGGCTTGACGAATCTGATCAAGAGGCGATGAGTCAGGAGAGAGACTCCCCCTTTGACCTTAAATTAGCAAAGGCCTTGGAAGAAAATGGAGAGCAGGAAGGGGGGGAACCCATCCGCAATGGTGCCGagaatgttttggagggggaaggaggcgaCAGGCAAGCAGGCTGCCTCGAGAGCTCCGGCGAAGCCCCAGCCTGCCAATATAAGCCAG AGCAGTGGAAGCCCCTGGACACAGAAGGGAAAAAGCAGTATGGCCGAGAGTTCCTCCTGGACTTCCAATTCATGCCTGCCTGCATCCAGAAGCCAGAGGGACTGCCACCCATCAGTGACGTTGTCCTTGACAAG ATCAATCAGCCAAAGCCGTCCCTTCGAACTTTGGATCCACGCATCTTGGCACGTGGTCCAGATTTCACACCAGCGTTTGCTGATTTTGGAAGACAGATGCCTGGTGGACGGGTGACAGCA CTGTTGAATGTTGGGCCACGGAGATCTCAGCCAGGTCAGAGACGGGAGCCCCGAAAGATCATCACTGTTTGTGTCAAAGAGGATGTCCACCTAAAGAAGGCCGAGAATGCCTGGAAGCCGAGCCTGAAACGAGAGACCCAAGTGGAAGACCCTGAGAGCATCAAGACCCAG GAGCTGTTCCGCAAAGTTCGAAGTATCTTGAACAAGCTGACCCCCCAGATGTTCAATCAGTTAATGAAGCAAGTGACTGATCTGACTGTGGacactgaggaaaggctgaaaggtGTCATCGACCTGGTGTTTGAGAAGGCCATTGATGAGCCCAGCTTCTCAGTGGCTTATGCAAACATGTGTCGATGTCTTGTCACG CTGAAGGTGCCCATGGCAGAGAAGCCTGGCAGCACGGTGAACTTCCGCAAGCTGCTGCTGAATCGTTGCCAGAAGGAATTTGAAAAGGATAAAGCTGACGATGATGTCTttgagaagaagcagaaggaacTGGAAGCTGCTACCGCA GCCGAGGAGAGGACACGACTCCATGATGAACTGGAAGAGGCAAAGGACAAGGCACGCCGGCGCTCCATTGGCAACATCAAGTTCATTGGGGAGCTCTTCAAACTGAAGATGTTGACAGAGGCCATCATGCACGACTGCGTGGTGAAGCTCCTGAAGAACCATGACGAGGAGTCCTTGGAGTGCCTCTGCCGCCTCTTGACCACCATTGGCAAAGACTTGGACTTTGAGAAAGCCAAG CCCCGCATGGATCAGTATTTCAACCAAATGGAAAAGATAGTGAAAGAGAGAAAAACTTCGTCAAGGATCCGCTTCATGCTTCAAGATGTCATTGACCTCAGGCAG TGCAATTGGATATCACGGAGGGCAGATCAGGGCCCCAAGACAATAGAGCAGATCCATAAAGAAGCAAAAATTGAAGAGCAGGAGGAGCAACGCAAGGTCCAGCAGTTGATGACCAAAGATAAGAGAAGGCCTG gtGTCCAGAGGGTGGAGGAGGGTGGTTGGAACACTGTGCAAGGGGCAAAAAATAGCCGTGTACTGGACCCCACCAAGTTCCTTAAAATCACCAAG CCCACAATAGATGAAAAGATCCAGCTTGTGCCTAAAGCCCAGTTGGGCAGCTGGGGAAAAGGCAGCAGCGGTGGAGCAAAGGTCAGCGAGATAG ATTCCTTACGACCAAGTGCCACTAGTTTGAACCGCTTCTCTGCACTGCAGCCTCCCGGGTCATCTGTCTCCACTTCAGTCACCTCCTCGGAGTTGGACTCTCGCAGGGCCTTAACTAG TCGCGGGAGTTCAGGCAGAGAGAAGAACGACAAGCTGCTGCCCTCTTCTGTTGCCCGGCCCAGCACTTTCCtgcggggcagcagcagcagcagcagcaaagagctCCTCCTGGACAACCAGGCTCAAGAGGAACAGCGGAGGGAGATGCTGGAGACGGTGAAGCAGTTGACCGGGGGCCTGGAGAGTGACCGTAGCAGCACCGAGGCTGATAGGAGCAAAACCCCGGAAGTGG CCAAACCTGAAATCCCCACCTACCCTGCCCAAGACAGCAAGCCTTCCCTATCAGACGAGGAAGTGGAGAGAAAGTGCCGATCGATCATTGATGAATTCCTGCACATTAGTGACTACAAG GAAGCAATGCAGTGTGTGGAGGAGCTGGATGTGCCGGACGTGCTGCCTGTTTTTGTGCAGGTGGGGGTGGAGTCCACCCTTGAGCGGAGTCAGATCACTAGAGATCActtgggccagttgctctttCAGCTGGTGCAGTCAGAGAAGCTGAGCAAGGCAGACTTCTTCAAGGG GTTTGCAGACACCTTGGAGACAGCAGATGACATGGCCATCGACATCCCACACATCTGGTTGTACTTGGCTGAACTTGTGACCCCCATGTTGAAAGAAGGAGGAATCTCTATGAGAGAACTTCTGAC AGAGTTTAGCAAGCCGTTGCTTCCGGTGGGAAGAGCTGGCATCTTACTTTCCGAAATATTGCACCTTCTATGCAAGCAAATG AGCCATAAGAAAGTAGCAGCCCTGTGGAGGGAGGCTGACCTCAGTTGGAGAGACTTCTTACCCGAAGGTGAAGATGTCCACACCTTCCTTGCTGAGCAG aagTTGGACTTCACAGAAACAGACAGTTCCTCAGAAGCACTTTCAAGGAAAGAACTCTCTGGGGAAGACCTAAACAGACAGCTGGAGAAACTCATTATGGAGGACAAGGCGAATGAAGAGCAGATCTTCGACTGGGTGGAG GCAAATCTAGATGAGACCCAAATGAGTTCACCTACATTCCTTAGAGCTTTAATGACAGCAGTTTGTAAAGCAGCTATTATAG CGGATAGTTCTAGCTTGAGGGTGGACACTGCTGTTATCAAGCAGAGAGTGCCGATCTTACTTAAGTACCTAGACTCAGACACGGAGAAGGAACTACAAGCACTTTACGCACTACAAGCATCAATAGTAAAACTTGACCAGCCTCCGA ATTTGTTACGGATGTTTTTCGATTGCCTGTATGATGAGGAGGTGATATCAGAGGATGCCTTCTACAAGTGGGAAAGCAGCAAAGACCCGGCAGAGCAGAACGGCAAGGGTGTAGCGCTTAAGTCGGTCACAGCATTCTTCACGTGGCTACGAGAAGCTGAAGAGGAGTCAGAGGATAATTAA
- the EIF4G3 gene encoding eukaryotic translation initiation factor 4 gamma 3 isoform X24 — MAPYPSGQNAAPTTLVYPQAPQTMSTQPQTRSPPSPCTEPWKRRKVLQQSLVYRSLTERGWIKYCIFAPGPRPAHHQFFQRPQIQPPRAAIQNSSPSLRPGAQTPAAVYPTNQHIMMVNHLPMPYPMPQGPQYCIPQYRHSGPPYVGPPQQYPVQPPGPGPFYPGPGPGEFPNAYGAPFYPSQPVYQSAPIIVPTQQQQPLPPTKREKKTIRIRDPNQGGKDITEEIMSGGGSRNPTPPTVRPTSTPTPPQQLPSQIPEHSLAAYGTAETPPLAGNTHVAATADLKQEEKPKADPVLKSPSPALRPEPSGERKDPAGLAAETPATSPETSPEPPLAALPSPVTGLAAAAPSQPPFATDFGDRSDLASPTLEAPLLLSAVPCLETPIRPPADESSVDVCRDPRRVVQSERQGTASANLMNELNGVSDQVTVTDGVVEREPQEGVPSVVELDTPEATQVEVEGAPSSASEHLSTTPSPPPTLPPSPPLSAAAAASSSPPPPPLPLPVALQGDLEGEESTRTIVSEDVPEALGRMEPEAGGCPKENAESHEGLNARMGHGPAPPAVTAPKTWKKPKDRSQAAEEVDPEAEVQVEDEQRGDRRLDESDQEAMSQERDSPFDLKLAKALEENGEQEGGEPIRNGAENVLEGEGGDRQAGCLESSGEAPACQYKPEQWKPLDTEGKKQYGREFLLDFQFMPACIQKPEGLPPISDVVLDKINQPKPSLRTLDPRILARGPDFTPAFADFGRQMPGGRVTALLNVGPRRSQPGQRREPRKIITVCVKEDVHLKKAENAWKPSLKRETQVEDPESIKTQELFRKVRSILNKLTPQMFNQLMKQVTDLTVDTEERLKGVIDLVFEKAIDEPSFSVAYANMCRCLVTLKVPMAEKPGSTVNFRKLLLNRCQKEFEKDKADDDVFEKKQKELEAATAAEERTRLHDELEEAKDKARRRSIGNIKFIGELFKLKMLTEAIMHDCVVKLLKNHDEESLECLCRLLTTIGKDLDFEKAKPRMDQYFNQMEKIVKERKTSSRIRFMLQDVIDLRQCNWISRRADQGPKTIEQIHKEAKIEEQEEQRKVQQLMTKDKRRPGVQRVEEGGWNTVQGAKNSRVLDPTKFLKITKPTIDEKIQLVPKAQLGSWGKGSSGGAKVSEIDSLRPSATSLNRFSALQPPGSSVSTSVTSSELDSRRALTSRGSSGREKNDKLLPSSVARPSTFLRGSSSSSSKELLLDNQAQEEQRREMLETVKQLTGGLESDRSSTEADRSKTPEVAKPEIPTYPAQDSKPSLSDEEVERKCRSIIDEFLHISDYKEAMQCVEELDVPDVLPVFVQVGVESTLERSQITRDHLGQLLFQLVQSEKLSKADFFKGFADTLETADDMAIDIPHIWLYLAELVTPMLKEGGISMRELLTEFSKPLLPVGRAGILLSEILHLLCKQMSHKKVAALWREADLSWRDFLPEGEDVHTFLAEQKLDFTETDSSSEALSRKELSGEDLNRQLEKLIMEDKANEEQIFDWVEANLDETQMSSPTFLRALMTAVCKAAIIADSSSLRVDTAVIKQRVPILLKYLDSDTEKELQALYALQASIVKLDQPPNLLRMFFDCLYDEEVISEDAFYKWESSKDPAEQNGKGVALKSVTAFFTWLREAEEESEDN; from the exons tttttccaGCGACCTCAAATCCAGCCTCCAAGAGCTGCCATTCAGAACAGCAGCCCTTCCCTCCGCCCAGGGGCACAAACGCCAGCAGCTGTCTATCCAACCAATCAGCACATCATGATGGTGAACCACCTGCCAATGCCCTACCCGATGCCTCAGGGCCCCCAGTACTGTATCCCACAG TATCGTCACAGTGGCCCTCCATACGTGGGGCCACCACAGCAGTACCCTGTTCAGCCACCAGGACCGGGCCCGTTTTATCCAGGACCGGGGCCTGGAGAGTTTCCCAACGCTTACg GAGCACCTTTCTATCCAAGTCAGCCGGTGTATCAGTCAGCACCCATCATAGTGCCTACGCAGCAACAgcagcccctcccacccaccaagCGGGAGAAGAAAACG ATTCGCATCCGAGATCCAAATCAGGGGGGCAAAGACATAACAGAAGAAATTATGTCTGGAGGAGGTAGCAGAAACCCCACACCTCCAACTGTTCGGCCTACATCAACACCCACTCCTCCCCAG cagctgcccagcCAGATCCCAGAGCACAGCCTTGCAGCCTACGGGACTGCAGAGACCCCTCCCCTTGCGGGCAACACTCACGTTGCTGCAACTGCTGACCTGAAGCAAG AAGAGAAGCCTAAAGCAGATCCAGTATTAAAatctccttcccctgccctcagACCAGAACCTAGTGGAGAGAGAAAGGACCCAGCAGGCCTGGCTGCAGAGACCCCTGCCACCTCCCCAGAGACCTCCCCAGAGCCTCCTCTGGCTGCTTTGCCCTCCCCTGTCACAGGTTTGGCTGCTGCTGCACCTAGTCAGCCTCCATTTGCAACAGACTTTGGGGACCGAAGTGACCTCGCTTCTCCCACACTGGAAGCCCCTCTTCTTCTCAGTGCAGTGCCCTGCTTGGAAACACCCATCAGACCTCCAGCAGATGAGAGCAGCGTGGATGTCTGCAGGGATCCCAGGCGAGTGGTCCAAAGCGAGCGCCAAGGGACAGCTAGTGCTAATTTAATGAATGAACTCAATGGAGTCAGCGATCAGGTGACTGTGACTGATGGTGTTGTAGAGCGAGAGCCACAGGAGGGAGTGCCCTCAGTGGTGGAGCTGGACACCCCAGAAGCCACCCAGGTGGAAGTGGAAGGTGCGCCGTCTTCAGCTTCCGAGCATCTTTCTACCACTCCATCTCCGCCTCCCACGCTGCCTCCCAGccctcccctctctgctgctgccgccgcctcttccagcccgcctcctcctcctctcccactaCCTGTTGCTCTTCAGGGGGAtttagaaggagaggagagcacAAGAACTATCGTCAGCGAAGATGTTCCAGAAGCACTAGGGAGAATGGAGCCAGAGGCAGGGGGTTGTCCCAAGGAGAATGCTGAGTCTCATGAAGGCCTGAATGCCAGGATGGGCCATGGACCAG CCCCACCAGCTGTAACTGCACCAAAGACGTGGAAGAAACCAAAAGATCGGAGCCAAGCTGCTGAGGAGGTGGACCCTGAAGCTGAG GTGCAAGTGGAAGACGAGCAGAGAGGTGACCGGAGGCTTGACGAATCTGATCAAGAGGCGATGAGTCAGGAGAGAGACTCCCCCTTTGACCTTAAATTAGCAAAGGCCTTGGAAGAAAATGGAGAGCAGGAAGGGGGGGAACCCATCCGCAATGGTGCCGagaatgttttggagggggaaggaggcgaCAGGCAAGCAGGCTGCCTCGAGAGCTCCGGCGAAGCCCCAGCCTGCCAATATAAGCCAG AGCAGTGGAAGCCCCTGGACACAGAAGGGAAAAAGCAGTATGGCCGAGAGTTCCTCCTGGACTTCCAATTCATGCCTGCCTGCATCCAGAAGCCAGAGGGACTGCCACCCATCAGTGACGTTGTCCTTGACAAG ATCAATCAGCCAAAGCCGTCCCTTCGAACTTTGGATCCACGCATCTTGGCACGTGGTCCAGATTTCACACCAGCGTTTGCTGATTTTGGAAGACAGATGCCTGGTGGACGGGTGACAGCA CTGTTGAATGTTGGGCCACGGAGATCTCAGCCAGGTCAGAGACGGGAGCCCCGAAAGATCATCACTGTTTGTGTCAAAGAGGATGTCCACCTAAAGAAGGCCGAGAATGCCTGGAAGCCGAGCCTGAAACGAGAGACCCAAGTGGAAGACCCTGAGAGCATCAAGACCCAG GAGCTGTTCCGCAAAGTTCGAAGTATCTTGAACAAGCTGACCCCCCAGATGTTCAATCAGTTAATGAAGCAAGTGACTGATCTGACTGTGGacactgaggaaaggctgaaaggtGTCATCGACCTGGTGTTTGAGAAGGCCATTGATGAGCCCAGCTTCTCAGTGGCTTATGCAAACATGTGTCGATGTCTTGTCACG CTGAAGGTGCCCATGGCAGAGAAGCCTGGCAGCACGGTGAACTTCCGCAAGCTGCTGCTGAATCGTTGCCAGAAGGAATTTGAAAAGGATAAAGCTGACGATGATGTCTttgagaagaagcagaaggaacTGGAAGCTGCTACCGCA GCCGAGGAGAGGACACGACTCCATGATGAACTGGAAGAGGCAAAGGACAAGGCACGCCGGCGCTCCATTGGCAACATCAAGTTCATTGGGGAGCTCTTCAAACTGAAGATGTTGACAGAGGCCATCATGCACGACTGCGTGGTGAAGCTCCTGAAGAACCATGACGAGGAGTCCTTGGAGTGCCTCTGCCGCCTCTTGACCACCATTGGCAAAGACTTGGACTTTGAGAAAGCCAAG CCCCGCATGGATCAGTATTTCAACCAAATGGAAAAGATAGTGAAAGAGAGAAAAACTTCGTCAAGGATCCGCTTCATGCTTCAAGATGTCATTGACCTCAGGCAG TGCAATTGGATATCACGGAGGGCAGATCAGGGCCCCAAGACAATAGAGCAGATCCATAAAGAAGCAAAAATTGAAGAGCAGGAGGAGCAACGCAAGGTCCAGCAGTTGATGACCAAAGATAAGAGAAGGCCTG gtGTCCAGAGGGTGGAGGAGGGTGGTTGGAACACTGTGCAAGGGGCAAAAAATAGCCGTGTACTGGACCCCACCAAGTTCCTTAAAATCACCAAG CCCACAATAGATGAAAAGATCCAGCTTGTGCCTAAAGCCCAGTTGGGCAGCTGGGGAAAAGGCAGCAGCGGTGGAGCAAAGGTCAGCGAGATAG ATTCCTTACGACCAAGTGCCACTAGTTTGAACCGCTTCTCTGCACTGCAGCCTCCCGGGTCATCTGTCTCCACTTCAGTCACCTCCTCGGAGTTGGACTCTCGCAGGGCCTTAACTAG TCGCGGGAGTTCAGGCAGAGAGAAGAACGACAAGCTGCTGCCCTCTTCTGTTGCCCGGCCCAGCACTTTCCtgcggggcagcagcagcagcagcagcaaagagctCCTCCTGGACAACCAGGCTCAAGAGGAACAGCGGAGGGAGATGCTGGAGACGGTGAAGCAGTTGACCGGGGGCCTGGAGAGTGACCGTAGCAGCACCGAGGCTGATAGGAGCAAAACCCCGGAAGTGG CCAAACCTGAAATCCCCACCTACCCTGCCCAAGACAGCAAGCCTTCCCTATCAGACGAGGAAGTGGAGAGAAAGTGCCGATCGATCATTGATGAATTCCTGCACATTAGTGACTACAAG GAAGCAATGCAGTGTGTGGAGGAGCTGGATGTGCCGGACGTGCTGCCTGTTTTTGTGCAGGTGGGGGTGGAGTCCACCCTTGAGCGGAGTCAGATCACTAGAGATCActtgggccagttgctctttCAGCTGGTGCAGTCAGAGAAGCTGAGCAAGGCAGACTTCTTCAAGGG GTTTGCAGACACCTTGGAGACAGCAGATGACATGGCCATCGACATCCCACACATCTGGTTGTACTTGGCTGAACTTGTGACCCCCATGTTGAAAGAAGGAGGAATCTCTATGAGAGAACTTCTGAC AGAGTTTAGCAAGCCGTTGCTTCCGGTGGGAAGAGCTGGCATCTTACTTTCCGAAATATTGCACCTTCTATGCAAGCAAATG AGCCATAAGAAAGTAGCAGCCCTGTGGAGGGAGGCTGACCTCAGTTGGAGAGACTTCTTACCCGAAGGTGAAGATGTCCACACCTTCCTTGCTGAGCAG aagTTGGACTTCACAGAAACAGACAGTTCCTCAGAAGCACTTTCAAGGAAAGAACTCTCTGGGGAAGACCTAAACAGACAGCTGGAGAAACTCATTATGGAGGACAAGGCGAATGAAGAGCAGATCTTCGACTGGGTGGAG GCAAATCTAGATGAGACCCAAATGAGTTCACCTACATTCCTTAGAGCTTTAATGACAGCAGTTTGTAAAGCAGCTATTATAG CGGATAGTTCTAGCTTGAGGGTGGACACTGCTGTTATCAAGCAGAGAGTGCCGATCTTACTTAAGTACCTAGACTCAGACACGGAGAAGGAACTACAAGCACTTTACGCACTACAAGCATCAATAGTAAAACTTGACCAGCCTCCGA ATTTGTTACGGATGTTTTTCGATTGCCTGTATGATGAGGAGGTGATATCAGAGGATGCCTTCTACAAGTGGGAAAGCAGCAAAGACCCGGCAGAGCAGAACGGCAAGGGTGTAGCGCTTAAGTCGGTCACAGCATTCTTCACGTGGCTACGAGAAGCTGAAGAGGAGTCAGAGGATAATTAA